The following coding sequences lie in one Arachis ipaensis cultivar K30076 chromosome B03, Araip1.1, whole genome shotgun sequence genomic window:
- the LOC107632022 gene encoding vinorine synthase-like has translation MEMELIYKETVKPSSPTPPHLKTYPLSFMDVKTTPNYVPLLYFYRSNHQLLESTVAMLKKSLSEALSLYYPIAGRFRDQVAIHCNDQGVPLLIATIKRNLSHILNNPTHANLLSLFPQNLPWSAMQNPRDDAILAIQINFFSCGGIAIALCMSHKFSDISALFNFVNDWASITKNLNQNQNQNHSLLPSPPLLHAGVSLFPQGDFPVYPEPPYPEIHNSVCKRFVFQGSKIDSLKAMAAPVHATRIQVVTALLCKCAVSALGLSPNTQLLSSVAVNLRNRIDPPIPNKTIGNMVSFFVFSSSQTDQLPELVSKMKKGMEGSEAQMKKYGGKDRDLDFIAEFVKGDAGEVPEAEDLKIPVMIMSSWCRFSMYEADFGWGKPVWIASVSNVPNLVVFMDARDGKGMEVIVTMEEQHMARFECDHHLLQYASVDPPVQFQQNDF, from the coding sequence ATGGAAATGGAGTTAATATACAAAGAAACGGTGAAACCAAGTTCACCCACGCCTCCTCATCTCAAAACTTATCCCCTCTCCTTCATGGACGTTAAAACAACTCCCAATTACGTCCCTCTACTCTACTTTTACCGTTCCAACCACCAGCTTCTAGAATCTACCGTAGCCATGCTCAAGAAATCGTTATCTGAAGCTCTCTCACTGTACTACCCAATTGCAGGCAGGTTCAGAGATCAAGTCGCCATTCACTGCAACGACCAGGGAGTCCCACTGCTCATCGCAACAATCAAAAGGAATCTCTCTCACATTCTCAACAACCCAACCCACGcaaatcttctctctctcttccctcagAATCTGCCATGGAGCGCTATGCAAAATCCAAGAGATGACGCCATACTCGCCATTCAAATCAACTTCTTCTCCTGCGGCGGAATCGCAATAGCCCTCTGCATGTCTCACAAGTTCAGCGACATCTCCGCTCTCTTCAACTTCGTCAACGACTGGGCTTCCATCACCAAGAATctgaatcagaatcagaatcagaatcactCACTGCTGCCCTCTCCGCCCTTGCTCCACGCCGGAGTTTCTCTTTTCCCTCAAGGAGACTTTCCGGTTTACCCGGAACCACCGTACCCTGAGATCCATAACTCGGTGTGCAAGAGGTTTGTGTTCCAAGGTTCCAAGATCGATTCCCTGAAAGCCATGGCTGCACCAGTTCACGCTACAAGGATTCAAGTGGTGACTGCACTGTTATGCAAGTGTGCGGTTTCTGCGCTAGGGTTAAGCCCTAACACCCAGTTGTTAAGCTCCGTTGCCGTCAATCTCCGAAACAGAATCGATCCTCCCATTCCAAACAAGACCATAGGGAATATGGTTTCGTTCTTCGTGTTTAGTTCCTCTCAGACGGATCAGCTGCCAGAGTTGGTAAGCAAGATGAAGAAAGGGATGGAAGGTAGTGAGGCGCAGATGAAGAAGTATGGAGGGAAGGATAGGGACTTGGACTTCATTGCTGAGTTCGTCAAAGGAGACGCGGGAGAGGTTCCGGAGGCGGAGGATTTGAAGATTCCGGTGATGATAATGTCAAGCTGGTGTAGGTTTTCAATGTACGAAGCCGATTTTGGATGGGGGAAACCGGTGTGGATAGCATCTGTGAGTAATGTGCCGAACTTGGTGGTTTTTATGGATGCGAGAGATGGGAAAGGGATGGAAGTGATTGTGACCATGGAAGAGCAGCACATGGCCAGGTTCGAGTGTGACCACCACCTGCTCCAATACGCCTCCGTTGATCCGCCTGTTCAATTCCAACAAAATGACTTTTGA
- the LOC107632021 gene encoding serine/threonine protein phosphatase 2A 59 kDa regulatory subunit B' eta isoform produces MIKQILGKLPRKPSRSADNREFGASSTPSLITADPGLMTNEAIVSNSASVSNPDAAFRSAYNHGSKVHAGVNSKLNGNSISSPYEALPSFRDVVNSEKQSLFIRKLKLCSAVFDFTDPTKNLKEKEIKRQTLLELVEYVTSVNGKFTETVMQEVIQMVSANLFRSLNPQPRENKVLEAFDLEDEEPLVDPAWSHLQIVYEFLLRFVASPETDAKLAKKYIDHSFVLRLLDLFDSEDPREREYLKTILHRIYGKFMVHRPFIRKSINNIFFRFIFETEKFNGIAELLEVLGSIINGFALPLKEEHKLFLVRALIPLHKPKCLAMYHQQLSYCILQFVEKDCKLADTVIRGLLKYWPITNSSKEVMFLTELEEVLEATQPPEFQRCMVPLFYQISRCLGSSHFQVAERALYLWNNEHIESLIRQNRKVILPIVFPALEKSSTSHWNQLVKNLSLNVRKILLDADPEFFEECLNKFREDEAILEEGKLKHEATWKLIEEVAAAKLEKQ; encoded by the exons ATGATCAAACAGATACTGGGCAAGCTTCCTCGGAAGCCATCTAGGTCTGCTGACAATCGTGAATTTGGGGCTTCATCAACCCCGTCCCTGATTACGGCTGATCCTGGACTTATGACTAATGAAGCAATAGTGTCGAATAGCGCATCTGTCTCCAACCCTGATGCTGCTTTCAGGTCAGCATATAATCATGGGAGTAAAGTTCATGCGGGTGTAAACTCAAAACTAAATGGTAATTCAATAAGTTCCCCTTATGAAGCGTTGCCTAGTTTTAGGGATGTTGTAAACTCTGAGAAGCAAAGCTTATTTATCAGAAAACTGAAGTTGTGCTCTGCAGTTTTTGACTTCACCGACCCGACGAAGAATTTAAAGGAAAAAGAAATCAAAAGACAGACATTGCTTGAGCTGGTGGAATATGTCACTTCTGTAAATGGAAAATTTACTGAAACTGTTATGCAAGAAGTTATCCAGATGGTATCTGCTAACTTATTTAGGTCACTTAATCCACAGCCCCGTGAGAACAAGGTTCTAGAAGCATTTGATCTGGAAGATGAGGAACCACTGGTAGACCCGGCCTGGTCTCACTTGCAAATTGTGTATGAATTTCTTCTGAGGTTTGTTGCATCTCCTGAGACTGATGCAAAGCTGGCTAAGAAATACATTGATCACTCGTTCGTTCTCAGATTGTTAGATCTCTTTGATTCTGAGGACCCTAGGGAGAGGGAATATCTGAAAACTATCCTGCATCGGATCTATGGAAAGTTTATGGTTCATCGCCCATTTATTAGGAAATCTATCAACAACATATTCTTCCGATTTATTTTTGAAACAGAAAAGTTTAATGGGATTGCTGAGCTTCTTGAGGTATTGGGAAGTATAATTAACGGATTTGCATTGCcactcaaagaagagcacaaattGTTTCTTGTTCGTGCTTTAATCCCTCTTCATAAACCAAAATGCTTGGCTATGTACCATCAGCAGTTGTCATACTGCATTTTGCAGTTTGTTGAAAAGGACTGCAAGCTTGCAGATACTGTTATAAGGGGTTTGTTGAAATACTGGCCAATCACTAATAGCTCAAAAGAAGTCATGTTTCTCACTGAGCTAGAGGAAGTTCTGGAAGCTACTCAGCCACCAGAATTCCAAAGATGCATGGTGCCTCTGTTCTACCAAATTTCCCGTTGCCTGGGTAGCTCACACTTTCAG GTGGCAGAGAGGGCTCTATACTTGTGGAACAATGAACATATTGAGAGTTTAATCAGACAAAACCGGAAAGTAATACTGCCTATTGTATTCCCTGCATTGGAGAAAAGTAGCACTTCCCATTGGAATCAACTAGTCAAGAACTTATCCCTTAATGTTCGTAAAATCCTGTTGGACGCTGACCCCGAGTTCTTTGAGGAGTGCTTGAATAAGTTCCGAGAGGACGAAGCGATTCTGGAAGAGGGGAAACTAAAACACGAAGCCACGTGGAAGCTCATAGAAGAGGTTGCTGCAGCAAAGCTCGAAAAGCAATGA
- the LOC107632020 gene encoding serine/threonine protein phosphatase 2A 59 kDa regulatory subunit B' eta isoform — MFKQILNKLPRKSSKGSEHGGSGNHVHSKQGNSSSALHGNSDLDAGHHQNHGNVASSGLNGDLMSLYDEPLPTFRDVHSSEKQALFVKKLRLCTVVFDFTDLSKNLNEKEIKRQTLVELVDYVTSAHGKFTEVVTLEVVKMVSANIFRTLSPEPRDSKFVEGLEAEDDEPSMDAAWPHLQVVYELFLRFVASPELDAKLAKRYINQSLILKLLELFDSEDPREREYLKMTLHRIYGKFMVHRPFIRKAINNVFFSLIFETEKHNGIAELLEILGSIINGFALPLKEEHKLFLVRALIPLHKPKCLAMYHQQLSYCITQFVEKDCKLADAIIRGLLKYWPITSSSKEVMFLGELEEILEVTQPPEFQRCMVPLFRRIARCLNSPHFQVAERALFLWNNDHIQSLIKQNRKVILPIIFPALEKNTRNHWNQVVHSLTLNVRKIFYDLDPDLFKDCVLEYDKYEAKQDEATARRVATWKQLEELAVKKAASSEAVLVQ; from the exons atgttCAAACAGATACTCAATAAGCTTCCTCGTAAGTCATCTAAAGGTTCTGAACATGGTGGAAGTGGAAACCATGTTCATTCAAAACAGGGGAATTCTTCTTCTGCATTGCATGGAAATTCTGATTTAGATGCAGGGCATCATCAGAATCATGGTAATGTTGCATCATCGGGTTTGAATGGGGATTTGATGTCTCTCTATGACGAACCATTGCCTACATTCAGGGATGTTCACAGTTCTGAGAAGCAGGCTTTGTTTGTGAAGAAGCTAAGGTTGTGCACGGTTGTTTTTGACTTCACTGACCTTTCAAAGAACCTCAATGAGAAGGAGATTAAGCGGCAGACATTGGTGGAATTGGTGGATTATGTGACCTCTGCGCATGGCAAGTTTACCGAAGTGGTGACATTGGAGGTTGTGAAAATGGTGTCTGCTAATATATTCAGAACATTGAGTCCTGAGCCGCGCGATAGCAAATTCGTTGAAGGCCTTGAGGCGGAGGACGATGAGCCTTCGATGGATGCTGCATGGCCTCACTTGCAAGTTGTGTATGAACTTTTTCTGAGGTTTGTTGCATCACCTGAACTGGATGCAAAGTTGGCTAAGAGGTACATTAATCAGTCCCTCATTTTAAAGCTGTTGGAGTTGTTTGACTCCGAAGATCCCAGAGAAAGGGAGTACCTAAAGATGACTTTGCATCGCATCTATGGCAAGTTCATGGTTCATCGCCCGTTCATTAGGAAAGCCATCAATAATGTCTTCTTCAGTTTGATTTTTGAGACGGAGAAACATAATGGGATTGCTGAGCTCCTTGAAATACTGGGCAGCATCATTAATGGTTTTGCTTTGCCATTGAAAGAAGAGCATAAACTGTTCCTTGTTCGTGCATTGATTCCGTTGCACAAACCAAAATGCTTAGCAATGTATCATCAGCAATTATCTTACTGCATTACTCAATTTGTAGAGAAAGATTGCAAACTCGCAGATGCCATCATTAGGGGATTGTTGAAGTACTGGCCAATAACCAGTAGTTCAAAGGAAGTCATGTTCCTCGGAGAGTTGGAAGAAATCTTGGAAGTAACTCAACCTCCAGAATTCCAGCGCTGTATGGTGCCATTGTTTCGGCGTATTGCCCGTTGTTTGAACAGTCCCCACTTTCAG GTGGCTGAACGAGCTTTGTTCTTGTGGAATAATGATCACATTCAGAGCTTAATCAAACAAAATCGTAAAGTAATTCTTCCCATTATCTTCCCTGCATTGGAGAAAAATACTAGAAATCACTGGAACCAGGTTGTCCATAGTTTGACCTTAAACGTGCGGAAGATCTTTTATGATCTTGATCCTGATCTATTCAAGGACTGTGTGCTAGAATATGACAAATATGAAGCAAAGCAAGATGAAGCCACTGCAAGACGTGTAGCCACTTGGAAACAATTAGAGGAACTTGCTGTAAAGAAGGCTGCAAGTAGTGAAGCCGTGCTTGTTCAATAA
- the LOC107632019 gene encoding signal recognition particle subunit SRP72 isoform X1 (The sequence of the model RefSeq protein was modified relative to this genomic sequence to represent the inferred CDS: added 89 bases not found in genome assembly) — protein MAPKAKPVVAAAASQPPPPLEDLFTALDRHINSFSFDNAVKLADQILAVAPADEDALRCKVVALIKDDRLDLALSAIRSSRTHLPDFDFLKAYCLYRQNKLNEALESLKTQERTTETKLLEAQILYRLGKMDACLDIYQKLQNSKIDNLEINCVASLVMGGRSSEVQGLLDSLRVKATSSFELAYNTACSLIERKKYTDAEQLLLSGRRIGQEVLMEDNLPDDEIESELAPLAVQLAYVQQLLGCKQDAIEAYIDIIKRDMADESSIAVAVNNLVSLRGPKDVSDSLRKLDRLKDKEAQNFRLASELDLKLPAKEKEAIYANRVLLLLHANKIDQGRELVSRLPDMFPESVIPILLQAAVLVRENKAGKAEELLGQFVGKYPEKSKVVHLARAQVAAAAGHPHIAADSVAKISDIQHMPATVATLVSLKERAGDIEGASAVLDSAIKWWSNAMTEDNKLNIIMQEAASFKIRHGNEDDAAKLYEELVKSQGGIEALVGLVTTVARTDVDKAELYEKQLKALPGLKGIDVDSLERTSGVKQVDGPAHVGVTESHEEGKNKTKAKKKRKRKPRYPKGFDPANPGPPPDPERWLPRRERSTYRPKRKDKKAAQVRGAQGAVVREKHDVGSSSNNSNPKASPAAASKGSSGPSQQSKPSSKSRKKSRN, from the exons CATCAACTCCTTCTCCTTCGACAACGCCGTCAAACTCGCAGATCAGA TTTTGGCGGTTGCACCCGCTGATGAAGACGCCCTCCGATGCAAGGTCGTGGCGCTCATCAAGGACGACCGCCTCGACCTCGCACTCTCCGCCATTCGATCTTCTCGCACCCATCTCCCTGATTTCGATTTCCTTAAG GCATACTGCTTATACAGACAAAACAAGTTGAATGAAGCTTTGGAGTCTTTGAAAACACAAGAGAGAACAACTGAAACTAAGCTTTTGGAAGCTCAGATTTTGTACCGTCTTGGGAAGATGGATGCTTGCCTAGATATCTACCAGAAGCTCCAAAATTCCAAGATTGATAACTTGGAAATAAATTGTGTTGCCAGCCTAGTTATGGGCGGGAGGTCATCCGAAGTTCAAGGACTTCTGGATTCACTTCGGGTTAAAGCAACAAGTAGCTTTGAATTGGCATACAATACTGCTTGTTCTTTAATTGAAAGGAAGAAGTACACAGATGCAGAACAACTCCTGTTGTCAGGCCGAAG AATTGGTCAAGAGGTCCTGATGGAAGATAATTTGCCTGATGATGAGATAGAAAGTGAATTGGCTCCTCTAGCTGTACAATTGGCCTATGTCCAGCAG CTTCTTGGGTGTAAACAAGATGCTATTGAAGCTTATATAGACATCATTAAACGAGATATGGCTGATGAATCATCAATTGCAGTGGCAGTGAACAATCTTGTTTCACTGAGAGGTCCAAAAGATGTTTCTGATAGCCTAAGGAAACTTGATCGGCTCAAAGACAAAGAGGCACAGAACTTTCGGCTAGCTAGTGAACTAGACTTGAAACTTCCAGCAAAAGAAAAGGAAGCGATATATGCAAATAGGGTCCTTTTACTTCTTCATGCCAATAAGATAGACCAG GGCCGAGAACTTGTTTCCAGATTGCCAGACATGTTTCCAGAAAGTGTGATACCTATATTGCTGCAAGCTGCTGTCCTAGTTAGAGAGAACAAAGCTGGAAAGGCGGAGGAATTATTAGGACAGTTTGTTGGGAAGTACCCTGAGAAGTCCAAGGTTGTTCATTTGGCCAGGGCTCAGGTGGCTGCTGCTGCTGGTCACCCACATATTGCAGCTGATTCCGTGGCTAAGATATCAGATATCCAACACATGCCTGCTACTGTTGCCACCCTTGTCTCTTTAAAAGAACGTGCTGGTGACATTGAGGGTGCATCTGCTGTGCTTGATTCTGCTATCAAATGGTGGTCTAATGCTATGACTGAGGACAATAAGCTTAATATTATAATGCAAGAGGCTGCTTCATTCAAGATCAGGCATGGCAATGAAGATGATGCTGCTAAACTCTATGAGGAGCTAGTTAAAAGCCAAGGAGGCATAGAAGCACTGGTTGGGCTGGTAACAACAGTTGCACGCACAGATGTCGATAAGGCAGAACTTTATGAAAAGCAACTGAAGGCCTTACCTGGTTTAAAGGGGATCGATGTGGACAGCTTGGAGCGAACTTCTGGAGTGAAACAGGTTGATGGTCCTGCTCATGTTGGGGTCACTGAATCACATGAGGAAGGAAAGAATAAGACAAAAgctaagaaaaagagaaagagaaaaccaAGGTATCCAAAAGGGTTTGACCCCGCAAATCCAGGTCCTCCCCCGGATCCTGAAAGGTGGCTCCCCAGGCGGGAGAGATCAACCTATAGGCCCAAGAGGAAGGACAAAAAAGCTGCTCAAGTGAGAGGCGCTCAGGGTGCTGTAGTCCGAGAAAAGCATGATGTTGGTTCTTCTTCCAACAACTCTAATCCGAAAGCAAGCCCGGCTGCTGCCTCTAAAGGAAGTAGTGGACCTTCTCAGCAAAGCAAGCCTTCATCCAAGTCAAGAAAGAAGTCAAGGAATTAA
- the LOC107632019 gene encoding signal recognition particle subunit SRP72 isoform X2, whose protein sequence is MKTPSDARSWRSSRTTASTSHSPPFDLLAPISLISISLRQNKLNEALESLKTQERTTETKLLEAQILYRLGKMDACLDIYQKLQNSKIDNLEINCVASLVMGGRSSEVQGLLDSLRVKATSSFELAYNTACSLIERKKYTDAEQLLLSGRRIGQEVLMEDNLPDDEIESELAPLAVQLAYVQQLLGCKQDAIEAYIDIIKRDMADESSIAVAVNNLVSLRGPKDVSDSLRKLDRLKDKEAQNFRLASELDLKLPAKEKEAIYANRVLLLLHANKIDQGRELVSRLPDMFPESVIPILLQAAVLVRENKAGKAEELLGQFVGKYPEKSKVVHLARAQVAAAAGHPHIAADSVAKISDIQHMPATVATLVSLKERAGDIEGASAVLDSAIKWWSNAMTEDNKLNIIMQEAASFKIRHGNEDDAAKLYEELVKSQGGIEALVGLVTTVARTDVDKAELYEKQLKALPGLKGIDVDSLERTSGVKQVDGPAHVGVTESHEEGKNKTKAKKKRKRKPRYPKGFDPANPGPPPDPERWLPRRERSTYRPKRKDKKAAQVRGAQGAVVREKHDVGSSSNNSNPKASPAAASKGSSGPSQQSKPSSKSRKKSRN, encoded by the exons ATGAAGACGCCCTCCGATGCAAGGTCGTGGCGCTCATCAAGGACGACCGCCTCGACCTCGCACTCTCCGCCATTCGATCTTCTCGCACCCATCTCCCTGATTTCGATTTCCTTAAG ACAAAACAAGTTGAATGAAGCTTTGGAGTCTTTGAAAACACAAGAGAGAACAACTGAAACTAAGCTTTTGGAAGCTCAGATTTTGTACCGTCTTGGGAAGATGGATGCTTGCCTAGATATCTACCAGAAGCTCCAAAATTCCAAGATTGATAACTTGGAAATAAATTGTGTTGCCAGCCTAGTTATGGGCGGGAGGTCATCCGAAGTTCAAGGACTTCTGGATTCACTTCGGGTTAAAGCAACAAGTAGCTTTGAATTGGCATACAATACTGCTTGTTCTTTAATTGAAAGGAAGAAGTACACAGATGCAGAACAACTCCTGTTGTCAGGCCGAAG AATTGGTCAAGAGGTCCTGATGGAAGATAATTTGCCTGATGATGAGATAGAAAGTGAATTGGCTCCTCTAGCTGTACAATTGGCCTATGTCCAGCAG CTTCTTGGGTGTAAACAAGATGCTATTGAAGCTTATATAGACATCATTAAACGAGATATGGCTGATGAATCATCAATTGCAGTGGCAGTGAACAATCTTGTTTCACTGAGAGGTCCAAAAGATGTTTCTGATAGCCTAAGGAAACTTGATCGGCTCAAAGACAAAGAGGCACAGAACTTTCGGCTAGCTAGTGAACTAGACTTGAAACTTCCAGCAAAAGAAAAGGAAGCGATATATGCAAATAGGGTCCTTTTACTTCTTCATGCCAATAAGATAGACCAG GGCCGAGAACTTGTTTCCAGATTGCCAGACATGTTTCCAGAAAGTGTGATACCTATATTGCTGCAAGCTGCTGTCCTAGTTAGAGAGAACAAAGCTGGAAAGGCGGAGGAATTATTAGGACAGTTTGTTGGGAAGTACCCTGAGAAGTCCAAGGTTGTTCATTTGGCCAGGGCTCAGGTGGCTGCTGCTGCTGGTCACCCACATATTGCAGCTGATTCCGTGGCTAAGATATCAGATATCCAACACATGCCTGCTACTGTTGCCACCCTTGTCTCTTTAAAAGAACGTGCTGGTGACATTGAGGGTGCATCTGCTGTGCTTGATTCTGCTATCAAATGGTGGTCTAATGCTATGACTGAGGACAATAAGCTTAATATTATAATGCAAGAGGCTGCTTCATTCAAGATCAGGCATGGCAATGAAGATGATGCTGCTAAACTCTATGAGGAGCTAGTTAAAAGCCAAGGAGGCATAGAAGCACTGGTTGGGCTGGTAACAACAGTTGCACGCACAGATGTCGATAAGGCAGAACTTTATGAAAAGCAACTGAAGGCCTTACCTGGTTTAAAGGGGATCGATGTGGACAGCTTGGAGCGAACTTCTGGAGTGAAACAGGTTGATGGTCCTGCTCATGTTGGGGTCACTGAATCACATGAGGAAGGAAAGAATAAGACAAAAgctaagaaaaagagaaagagaaaaccaAGGTATCCAAAAGGGTTTGACCCCGCAAATCCAGGTCCTCCCCCGGATCCTGAAAGGTGGCTCCCCAGGCGGGAGAGATCAACCTATAGGCCCAAGAGGAAGGACAAAAAAGCTGCTCAAGTGAGAGGCGCTCAGGGTGCTGTAGTCCGAGAAAAGCATGATGTTGGTTCTTCTTCCAACAACTCTAATCCGAAAGCAAGCCCGGCTGCTGCCTCTAAAGGAAGTAGTGGACCTTCTCAGCAAAGCAAGCCTTCATCCAAGTCAAGAAAGAAGTCAAGGAATTAA